A window of the Oscillospiraceae bacterium genome harbors these coding sequences:
- the lgt gene encoding prolipoprotein diacylglyceryl transferase — protein MYHVSFPGLGIHFEINRIAFSIGSFHVYWYGILIAAGFLLAVIYAMKSAGKFGLDPDKLMNCILVGIICGIVGARAYYVIFYPGDLYIKNPSEIFSIHDGGLAIYGGVIGGLLGGGITAKICKQKISSVLDIASLGFLIGQSIGRWGNFINQEAFGVQTSLPWGMASENTGFVPVHPCFFYESAWCLLGFILLHFFSRRLRHYDGQVFLLYLLWYGIERFFVEGLRTDSLLLPGLALRVSQVLAGVLVIFSIVMLIVLRRRTVLSGAGSPRIMTLNSIVDEVPEELITDDRQAQLTSGAQPEKDAAELENTPAPKEAEPAVEDNKDKTKKE, from the coding sequence ATGTATCATGTTTCATTTCCCGGTTTGGGAATCCATTTTGAAATAAACCGAATTGCTTTCAGCATCGGTTCTTTCCATGTCTATTGGTACGGAATTTTAATCGCCGCAGGCTTTTTGCTGGCGGTCATCTATGCCATGAAGAGCGCAGGCAAGTTTGGTCTGGACCCTGACAAGCTGATGAATTGCATTTTGGTGGGGATTATCTGCGGCATTGTGGGCGCGCGTGCTTACTATGTCATCTTTTACCCCGGGGATTTGTATATAAAAAATCCTTCAGAGATTTTCAGCATTCATGACGGCGGCTTGGCAATTTACGGCGGCGTTATCGGCGGCCTGCTGGGCGGCGGTATTACAGCAAAAATCTGCAAACAAAAGATTTCGTCTGTGCTGGATATCGCCTCCCTGGGCTTTTTAATTGGCCAAAGCATTGGCCGCTGGGGCAACTTTATCAATCAAGAAGCTTTCGGCGTACAGACCAGCCTGCCCTGGGGCATGGCCAGCGAAAATACCGGCTTTGTGCCGGTGCACCCATGCTTCTTTTATGAATCTGCATGGTGCCTGCTGGGCTTCATTCTGCTGCACTTCTTCAGCCGCAGACTGCGCCACTATGACGGACAGGTCTTTCTGCTCTACCTTTTGTGGTACGGTATTGAGCGCTTCTTTGTCGAGGGTCTGCGTACCGACAGCCTGCTGCTGCCGGGGCTTGCGCTGCGGGTTTCTCAGGTGCTTGCCGGCGTGCTGGTGATTTTCAGCATTGTCATGCTCATTGTCCTGCGCCGCCGTACGGTTTTAAGTGGAGCGGGCAGCCCCCGTATTATGACACTCAACTCCATTGTCGATGAGGTGCCTGAAGAGCTGATTACAGACGACAGGCAGGCACAGCTGACAAGCGGTGCCCAGCCCGAAAAAGATGCGGCAGAGCTGGAGAATACACCTGCCCCCAAAGAGGCAGAACCTGCCGTAGAGGACAACAAAGACAAAACAAAAAAAGAATAA
- the folD gene encoding bifunctional methylenetetrahydrofolate dehydrogenase/methenyltetrahydrofolate cyclohydrolase FolD, with the protein MGKRIDGKAISAEVRAHVKKEVCSMQSAGIVPGLAVVLVGDDPASHTYVRNKKKACAEVGMHSEVYMLPADTTQRQLMELVKKLNASPEIDGILVQLPLPAGLDEDAVINAIDPTKDVDAFHPANVGHIMIGDYKFLPCTPAGIMEMLRHEQISVKGKRCVVVGRSNIVGKPMAMLLLHANGTVTICHSKTQDLPAVCREADILVAAVGRPKFITREMVKPGAVVIDVGMDRDEKGKLCGDVDYTAVEPVSSYITPVPGGVGPMTIAMLLQNTLTAARLHHGL; encoded by the coding sequence ATGGGGAAACGAATAGATGGTAAAGCAATTTCGGCAGAAGTACGTGCCCACGTAAAGAAGGAAGTTTGCAGCATGCAGTCCGCCGGCATTGTCCCCGGACTTGCGGTTGTGCTGGTCGGCGACGACCCCGCTTCCCATACTTATGTGCGCAACAAGAAAAAAGCCTGCGCTGAAGTTGGTATGCACAGCGAAGTTTATATGCTGCCTGCCGATACGACGCAGCGGCAGCTGATGGAACTGGTTAAAAAATTAAATGCCAGCCCGGAAATTGATGGCATTTTGGTGCAGCTGCCGCTGCCGGCCGGCCTTGATGAAGATGCGGTCATCAACGCGATTGACCCTACGAAAGATGTCGACGCATTTCACCCGGCAAATGTCGGTCATATTATGATTGGTGACTACAAATTTCTGCCCTGTACGCCGGCCGGTATTATGGAAATGCTGCGCCACGAGCAGATTTCGGTAAAAGGCAAGCGCTGTGTTGTGGTGGGCCGCAGCAATATTGTCGGTAAGCCCATGGCTATGCTTCTGCTTCACGCGAATGGTACGGTTACCATCTGCCACAGCAAAACGCAGGATCTGCCCGCGGTTTGCCGCGAAGCAGATATTCTGGTAGCGGCTGTCGGCAGGCCCAAATTCATTACCCGGGAAATGGTAAAGCCTGGCGCGGTCGTTATCGATGTCGGCATGGACCGCGACGAAAAAGGGAAACTCTGTGGAGATGTGGATTACACAGCAGTAGAGCCGGTAAGCTCTTACATAACGCCGGTTCCGGGCGGTGTCGGCCCCATGACGATTGCCATGCTGCTTCAAAATACATTGACAGCTGCACGCCTGCACCACGGGCTTTGA